Proteins from a genomic interval of Leifsonia shinshuensis:
- a CDS encoding peroxiredoxin, with protein sequence MALENDTQAPDFELLDQHGRSVRLSDFRGDKAVALVFFPLAFSGTCTGELCALRDNLAMFQDHRVELLAISVDSKYTLRAWAEQEGYDFSLLADFWPHGETAKEYGVFLQEKGFANRATFLIDENGIIRASFITAPGEARSIEAYRAALDLLPAHV encoded by the coding sequence ATGGCTCTGGAGAACGACACCCAGGCTCCCGACTTCGAACTGCTCGACCAGCACGGCCGCTCGGTCCGGCTGAGCGACTTCCGCGGCGACAAGGCCGTCGCCCTGGTCTTCTTCCCGCTCGCGTTCTCGGGCACCTGCACGGGCGAGCTGTGCGCGCTGCGCGACAACCTGGCGATGTTCCAGGACCACCGCGTGGAGCTGCTGGCGATCTCGGTCGACTCCAAGTACACGCTGCGCGCGTGGGCGGAGCAGGAGGGCTACGACTTCAGCCTGCTCGCCGACTTCTGGCCGCACGGGGAGACCGCCAAGGAGTACGGCGTCTTCCTGCAGGAGAAGGGCTTCGCCAACCGTGCGACGTTCCTCATCGACGAGAACGGCATCATCCGCGCCTCCTTCATCACCGCGCCGGGCGAGGCCCGCTCGATCGAGGCGTACCGCGCCGCGCTGGACCTGCTGCCGGCGCACGTCTGA
- a CDS encoding VOC family protein produces MPSILNPYLNFRTQARAAMDFYQSVFGGTLQQSTFAEFGMSQDPDDADLIMHSQLTTDAGFTLMAADVPAHMELREGSQISVSLSGDDEAQLSGYYEKLADGGTVIEPLSKAPWGDSFGMLVDRFGVQWLVNIAGSAPSA; encoded by the coding sequence ATGCCGTCGATCCTGAACCCGTACCTCAACTTCCGCACGCAGGCCCGCGCGGCGATGGACTTCTACCAGTCCGTCTTCGGCGGCACCCTCCAGCAGAGCACGTTCGCCGAGTTCGGGATGAGCCAGGACCCGGACGACGCCGACCTGATCATGCACTCGCAGCTCACCACCGACGCCGGCTTCACCCTGATGGCGGCCGACGTCCCCGCCCACATGGAGCTCCGGGAGGGCTCGCAGATCTCCGTCTCGCTGAGCGGCGACGACGAGGCGCAGCTCTCCGGCTACTACGAGAAGCTCGCCGACGGCGGCACGGTCATCGAGCCGCTCTCCAAGGCGCCCTGGGGCGACAGCTTCGGCATGCTGGTCGACCGGTTCGGCGTGCAGTGGCTGGTGAACATCGCGGGCTCCGCGCCGTCGGCCTGA
- a CDS encoding methyltransferase, with protein sequence MPPGPYRWFVVAELVLAAVTFVALLFVVAPYGGRHGRPGWGPTVPARVGWVVMEAPASLAFLGFYLLGAHRADLVPLLFLLLGQAHYVQRAFVYPLLMRSGSRMPVLVMLLAILFNLLNAWVNARWISEYGDYPVSWLADPRFWIGVVVFAAGYALNIGSDRILRRLRRTGGGYRIPHGGGFRFVSSPNYLGEIVEWTGWAIATWSLAGLAFALYTVANLAPRAMANHRWYRETFPDYPASRRALLPFVL encoded by the coding sequence ATGCCGCCCGGCCCGTATCGCTGGTTCGTCGTCGCGGAGCTCGTCCTCGCGGCGGTGACGTTCGTCGCCCTCCTCTTCGTCGTCGCGCCGTACGGCGGCCGGCACGGGCGTCCCGGCTGGGGCCCCACCGTCCCGGCCCGCGTCGGCTGGGTCGTCATGGAGGCGCCCGCGAGCCTCGCCTTCCTCGGCTTCTACCTGCTCGGCGCGCACCGGGCGGACCTCGTGCCGCTGCTGTTCCTGCTGCTCGGGCAGGCGCATTACGTCCAGCGGGCGTTCGTGTACCCGCTGCTGATGCGCTCCGGCTCCCGGATGCCGGTGCTGGTGATGCTGCTGGCGATCCTCTTCAACCTGCTCAACGCCTGGGTCAACGCTCGGTGGATCTCCGAGTACGGCGACTATCCGGTGTCCTGGCTCGCGGACCCGCGGTTCTGGATCGGCGTGGTCGTGTTCGCGGCGGGGTACGCGCTCAACATCGGGTCCGACCGGATTCTGCGGCGACTGCGGCGGACCGGTGGCGGCTACCGCATCCCGCACGGCGGCGGGTTCCGGTTCGTCTCCAGCCCGAACTATCTCGGCGAGATCGTGGAGTGGACCGGCTGGGCCATCGCCACCTGGTCCCTCGCCGGTCTCGCTTTCGCGCTCTACACCGTCGCCAACCTCGCGCCGCGGGCGATGGCGAACCACCGCTGGTACCGGGAGACCTTCCCCGACTACCCGGCGTCCCGCCGCGCGCTGCTGCCGTTCGTGCTGTGA
- a CDS encoding class II glutamine amidotransferase, producing the protein MCRWLAYSGEALKPAELILDAQHSLVAQSLNSPLGAETVNGDGFGFGWYPEGTKAGSTPALFHSTEPAWNDENLRELTNSILSPLFFGHVRAAGGPPIQQTNCHPFRYENWMFMHNGFLDGFAKMKRDLTFSVDESLYPLIHGTTDSEVMFYLALTLGLQDDPIGAMTKTVQRIEEVGESKGIRFPMQGTIALSDGATLWAFRYSTSGRSRSLYHSVAIPELREMYPDAARLEVFGDKAKVVVSEPLNDIPGAFVEVAESTVAILTDAGYHHEPFMARADD; encoded by the coding sequence ATGTGCCGTTGGCTCGCATACTCCGGGGAGGCGCTCAAACCCGCCGAACTGATCCTGGACGCGCAACACTCGCTGGTCGCGCAATCGCTGAACTCGCCGCTCGGCGCCGAGACGGTGAACGGCGACGGCTTCGGGTTCGGCTGGTACCCGGAGGGGACGAAGGCGGGCAGCACGCCCGCGCTATTCCACTCCACCGAGCCCGCGTGGAACGACGAGAACCTGCGCGAGCTCACCAACTCGATCCTCAGCCCGCTGTTCTTCGGGCACGTGCGCGCAGCGGGCGGGCCGCCGATCCAGCAGACCAACTGCCACCCGTTCCGCTACGAGAACTGGATGTTCATGCACAACGGGTTCCTCGACGGCTTCGCGAAGATGAAGCGGGACCTGACCTTCTCCGTCGACGAGTCGCTGTATCCGCTCATCCACGGCACGACGGACTCCGAGGTGATGTTCTACCTGGCGCTCACCCTCGGCCTCCAGGACGACCCGATCGGCGCGATGACCAAGACCGTGCAGCGCATCGAGGAGGTGGGGGAGTCGAAGGGGATCCGCTTCCCGATGCAGGGGACGATCGCGCTCTCGGACGGCGCGACGCTGTGGGCGTTCCGCTACTCGACGTCGGGGCGCAGCCGCAGCCTCTACCACTCGGTGGCCATCCCGGAGCTGCGGGAGATGTACCCGGACGCCGCGCGCCTCGAGGTCTTCGGCGACAAGGCGAAGGTCGTCGTCTCCGAGCCGCTCAACGACATCCCCGGCGCCTTCGTGGAGGTGGCGGAGTCCACCGTCGCCATCCTCACCGACGCCGGCTACCACCACGAGCCGTTCATGGCGCGCGCGGACGACTGA